In Drosophila yakuba strain Tai18E2 chromosome 2R, Prin_Dyak_Tai18E2_2.1, whole genome shotgun sequence, a single genomic region encodes these proteins:
- the LOC6529277 gene encoding intraflagellar transport protein 80 homolog isoform X1, whose protein sequence is MKLKTRICKKSSIKNSETTEESSKSTTNCPLSCVDWSSNEEIYFMSDDHQISKWSDVSRDSVEVAKLPDDFVPTDLHWLLLTGRSSGGGKGSDTLLICSNDGRFVILNKSARVERSISAHGAAISSGRWSPDGAGLLTAGEDGVIKIWSRSGMLRSTVVQNEEAIRCARWAPNSTSIVFCQGGHISIKPLAANSKLIRWRAHDGLVLSLSWSPQSNVIASGGEDFRFKIWDAQGANLFTSAAEEYAITSVAFNPEKDYLTDIVLQWSYNTARFSSPCVGSLFNLCWSADGTQASCGTSTGQLIVAYAIEQEQVSGNLKATSKSRKSITLKDLAAGTQDILDFPQRVVSFGLGYGHLVVATTNQVHIYNEKYINTPIIIDGRNDTRVIEVGKKYFMILDALSIWVYTYTGRLHLNPRYPGSQAQIPLLTWRSLSLGLDVLAIRDNSDPTILHLFDLVPGASRQYDPHSLRAKQQLVQIAACRAGTLEDQFVAFIDSNRELFVSESRNLNGERTDEIYKIGTQLTAIMWASETNIMVGVHDSCYSIWYCPGEGASDPTIIALTTVTLDTTEFGKHITIESFEDCVLTFRSAGALLPVNVNMYCEILHRALLEGQWQQALKICRMGQHSSLWATLAAVATRKHQLQISEEAYSAALQIDKVSYLQHLKALTPSSAEQMAENSLMLGRMLEAETILLHGKKIEQAVDLALRMHNWRRALEISQKHKAEQPELMPRVLQERRMYLKALQRDEWDPQYLPLVAKEKADIASE, encoded by the exons atgAAGTTAAAAACGCGAATCTGCAAAAAAAGCTCGATAAAAAATTCTGAAACGACAGAggaaagcagcaaaagcacTACCAATTGTCCACTGAGTTGCGTGGATTGGAGCAGCAATGAAGAGATCTATTTTATGAG CGATGACCATCAGATCTCCAAGTGGAGTGACGTTAGCCGCGATTCGGTTGAGGTGGCAAAGCTTCCGGATGACTTTGTGCCCACGGATCTGCACTGGCTTTTACTAACAGGCAGGAGCAGTGGTGGTGGAAAGGGTAGCGACACCCTGCTTATCTGCAGTAATGATGGAAGATTCGTAATCTTAAATAAGAGTGCCCGAGTGGAGAGGAGCATTTCAGCCCATGGAGCAGCGATAAGTTCCGGTCGGTGGAGTCCCGATGGCGCCGGACTTCTGACCGCCGGCGAGGATGGTGTGATTAAGATCTGGTCAAGATCAGGGATGTTGCGATCCACCGTGGTTCAGAATGAAGAGGCTATTCGATGCGCACGATGGGCCCCCAACTCCACCTCCATAGTATTTTGCCAGGGTGGACATATTTCCATTAAGCCCCTGGCCGCCAACAGTAAACTAATTAGG TGGCGTGCCCATGATGGCCTGGTGCTTTCCCTCAGCTGGTCCCCACAATCCAATGTTATAGCGTCCGGAGGCGAGGACTTTCGGTTTAAGATTTGGGATGCCCAGGGCGCCAATCTTTTTACTAGTGCCGCCGAGGAATACGCCATCACGAGCGTGGCCTTTAATCCAGAGAAAGATTACCTT ACTGATATTGTATTACAGTGGTCCTATAACACCGCTCGCTTTTCCAGTCCATGTGTAGGCTCCCTATTCAACCTCTGCTGGTCAGCCGATGGCACCCAAGCATCCTGTGGCACCTCGACGGGTCAATTGATTGTGGCATATGCCATCGAACAGGAGCAAGTGTCCGGAAACTTGAAAGCCACCAGCAAAAGTCGCAAGTCGATTACCTTGAAGGACCTTGCGGCTGGCACTCAGGATATCCTTGATTTTCCGCAGCGAGTGGTTAGTTTTGGACTTGGCTATGGCCATCTGGTGGTGGCCACCACTAATCAAGTGCACATCTATAATGAGAAGTATATCAATACGCCGATCATTATTGATGGCAGGAACGACACGAGGGTTATTGAAGTaggcaaaaa GTACTTTATGATCTTGGACGCCCTATCGATTTGGGTGTACACCTACACGGGTCGCTTGCACTTGAATCCGCGTTATCCCGGCTCCCAGGCGCAGATTCCCCTGCTTACCTGGCGCTCGCTATCTTTGGGTCTTGATGTCCTGGCCATAAGGGATAACTCTGACCCGACAATACTCCACCTATTTGATCTGGTTCCGGGTGCCTCGCGGCAGTACGATCCCCATTCCCTGAGGGCCAAGCAGCAACTGGTCCAGATTGCAGCTTGTCGAGCAGGAACTTTGGAAGATCAGTTTGTAGCGTTTATCGACTCGAATAGGGAACTGTTTGTGAGTGAGTCCCGCAATCTGAATGGCGAACGCACGGATGAGATTTACAAGATCGGCACCCAACTCACTGCGATTATGTGGGCCAGCGAAACAAATATTATGGTAGGAGTACACGACTCCTGCTACAGCATCTGGTATTGTCCCGGGGAAGGAGCCTCCGATCCCACGATCATTGCCCTAACGACTGTAACATTGGATACTAC GGAGTTTGGCAAACACATCACCATCGAAAGCTTCGAAGATTGCGTGCTCACATTCCGTTCCGCCGGCGCCCTACTCCCCGTGAATGTTAACATGTACTGCGAGATCCTGCATCGCGCTCTACTCGAAGGCCAGTGGCAACAGGCGTTGAAGATTTGCCGGATGGGCCAGCACTCCAGCTTGTGGGCCACTCTGGCGGCGGTGGCCACCAGGAAGCACCAATTGCAGATCAGCGAGGAGGCTTACTCGGCAGCACTGCAAATCGACAAGGTGAGCTACCTACAACACCTGAAGGCCCTGACTCCCTCAAGTGCCGAGCAGATGGCTGAGAACTCACTAATGCTGGGCAGGATGCTTGAGGCGGAGACGATCCTTCTGCATGGCAAGAAAATCGAGCAGGCGGTGGACCTAGCCCTGCGGATGCACAACTGGCGGAGAGCCCTGGAAATATCACAGAAACACAAGGCAGAGCAGCCGGAATTGATGCCGCGAGTTCTCCAGGAGAGGAGGATGTATCTGAAGGCCCTGCAAAGGGACGAGTGGGATCCACAGTATCTACCACTTGTGGCTAAGGAAAAGGCTGACATTGCAAGCGAATAA
- the LOC6529277 gene encoding intraflagellar transport protein 80 homolog isoform X2: protein MKLKTRICKKSSIKNSETTEESSKSTTNCPLSCVDWSSNEEIYFMSDDHQISKWSDVSRDSVEVAKLPDDFVPTDLHWLLLTGRSSGGGKGSDTLLICSNDGRFVILNKSARVERSISAHGAAISSGRWSPDGAGLLTAGEDGVIKIWSRSGMLRSTVVQNEEAIRCARWAPNSTSIVFCQGGHISIKPLAANSKLIRWRAHDGLVLSLSWSPQSNVIASGGEDFRFKIWDAQGANLFTSAAEEYAITSVAFNPEKDYLLVGTFNLLKLCHSNGWSYNTARFSSPCVGSLFNLCWSADGTQASCGTSTGQLIVAYAIEQEQVSGNLKATSKSRKSITLKDLAAGTQDILDFPQRVVSFGLGYGHLVVATTNQVHIYNEKYINTPIIIDGRNDTRVIEVGKKYFMILDALSIWVYTYTGRLHLNPRYPGSQAQIPLLTWRSLSLGLDVLAIRDNSDPTILHLFDLVPGASRQYDPHSLRAKQQLVQIAACRAGTLEDQFVAFIDSNRELFVSESRNLNGERTDEIYKIGTQLTAIMWASETNIMVGVHDSCYSIWYCPGEGASDPTIIALTTVTLDTTEFGKHITIESFEDCVLTFRSAGALLPVNVNMYCEILHRALLEGQWQQALKICRMGQHSSLWATLAAVATRKHQLQISEEAYSAALQIDKVSYLQHLKALTPSSAEQMAENSLMLGRMLEAETILLHGKKIEQAVDLALRMHNWRRALEISQKHKAEQPELMPRVLQERRMYLKALQRDEWDPQYLPLVAKEKADIASE, encoded by the exons atgAAGTTAAAAACGCGAATCTGCAAAAAAAGCTCGATAAAAAATTCTGAAACGACAGAggaaagcagcaaaagcacTACCAATTGTCCACTGAGTTGCGTGGATTGGAGCAGCAATGAAGAGATCTATTTTATGAG CGATGACCATCAGATCTCCAAGTGGAGTGACGTTAGCCGCGATTCGGTTGAGGTGGCAAAGCTTCCGGATGACTTTGTGCCCACGGATCTGCACTGGCTTTTACTAACAGGCAGGAGCAGTGGTGGTGGAAAGGGTAGCGACACCCTGCTTATCTGCAGTAATGATGGAAGATTCGTAATCTTAAATAAGAGTGCCCGAGTGGAGAGGAGCATTTCAGCCCATGGAGCAGCGATAAGTTCCGGTCGGTGGAGTCCCGATGGCGCCGGACTTCTGACCGCCGGCGAGGATGGTGTGATTAAGATCTGGTCAAGATCAGGGATGTTGCGATCCACCGTGGTTCAGAATGAAGAGGCTATTCGATGCGCACGATGGGCCCCCAACTCCACCTCCATAGTATTTTGCCAGGGTGGACATATTTCCATTAAGCCCCTGGCCGCCAACAGTAAACTAATTAGG TGGCGTGCCCATGATGGCCTGGTGCTTTCCCTCAGCTGGTCCCCACAATCCAATGTTATAGCGTCCGGAGGCGAGGACTTTCGGTTTAAGATTTGGGATGCCCAGGGCGCCAATCTTTTTACTAGTGCCGCCGAGGAATACGCCATCACGAGCGTGGCCTTTAATCCAGAGAAAGATTACCTTCTGGTGGgcacatttaatttgcttaaattgtGTCACAGCAATGGG TGGTCCTATAACACCGCTCGCTTTTCCAGTCCATGTGTAGGCTCCCTATTCAACCTCTGCTGGTCAGCCGATGGCACCCAAGCATCCTGTGGCACCTCGACGGGTCAATTGATTGTGGCATATGCCATCGAACAGGAGCAAGTGTCCGGAAACTTGAAAGCCACCAGCAAAAGTCGCAAGTCGATTACCTTGAAGGACCTTGCGGCTGGCACTCAGGATATCCTTGATTTTCCGCAGCGAGTGGTTAGTTTTGGACTTGGCTATGGCCATCTGGTGGTGGCCACCACTAATCAAGTGCACATCTATAATGAGAAGTATATCAATACGCCGATCATTATTGATGGCAGGAACGACACGAGGGTTATTGAAGTaggcaaaaa GTACTTTATGATCTTGGACGCCCTATCGATTTGGGTGTACACCTACACGGGTCGCTTGCACTTGAATCCGCGTTATCCCGGCTCCCAGGCGCAGATTCCCCTGCTTACCTGGCGCTCGCTATCTTTGGGTCTTGATGTCCTGGCCATAAGGGATAACTCTGACCCGACAATACTCCACCTATTTGATCTGGTTCCGGGTGCCTCGCGGCAGTACGATCCCCATTCCCTGAGGGCCAAGCAGCAACTGGTCCAGATTGCAGCTTGTCGAGCAGGAACTTTGGAAGATCAGTTTGTAGCGTTTATCGACTCGAATAGGGAACTGTTTGTGAGTGAGTCCCGCAATCTGAATGGCGAACGCACGGATGAGATTTACAAGATCGGCACCCAACTCACTGCGATTATGTGGGCCAGCGAAACAAATATTATGGTAGGAGTACACGACTCCTGCTACAGCATCTGGTATTGTCCCGGGGAAGGAGCCTCCGATCCCACGATCATTGCCCTAACGACTGTAACATTGGATACTAC GGAGTTTGGCAAACACATCACCATCGAAAGCTTCGAAGATTGCGTGCTCACATTCCGTTCCGCCGGCGCCCTACTCCCCGTGAATGTTAACATGTACTGCGAGATCCTGCATCGCGCTCTACTCGAAGGCCAGTGGCAACAGGCGTTGAAGATTTGCCGGATGGGCCAGCACTCCAGCTTGTGGGCCACTCTGGCGGCGGTGGCCACCAGGAAGCACCAATTGCAGATCAGCGAGGAGGCTTACTCGGCAGCACTGCAAATCGACAAGGTGAGCTACCTACAACACCTGAAGGCCCTGACTCCCTCAAGTGCCGAGCAGATGGCTGAGAACTCACTAATGCTGGGCAGGATGCTTGAGGCGGAGACGATCCTTCTGCATGGCAAGAAAATCGAGCAGGCGGTGGACCTAGCCCTGCGGATGCACAACTGGCGGAGAGCCCTGGAAATATCACAGAAACACAAGGCAGAGCAGCCGGAATTGATGCCGCGAGTTCTCCAGGAGAGGAGGATGTATCTGAAGGCCCTGCAAAGGGACGAGTGGGATCCACAGTATCTACCACTTGTGGCTAAGGAAAAGGCTGACATTGCAAGCGAATAA
- the LOC6529278 gene encoding trypsin eta, which yields MEGAMYFPLLLLAIGFSSVICISGQPEGRIINGTTVDIARHPYLVSLRYRRDEESSYKHECAGAIISEHALVTSAQCLYGLPEETKLLAVAGANTRNGTDGFIYPVANWTHHPNYDPVTVDNDIGVLLLDTPLNLTHFGISAIGIRPERPAVGRLATVAGWGYREEWGPSSYTLEQTEVPVVSSEQCTQIYGAGEVTERMICAGFVTQGGSDACQGDTGGPLVIDGQLVGLVSWGRGCARPNYPTVYCYVASFVDWIEETIAAAGAQ from the coding sequence ATGGAGGGAGCGATGTACTTCCCACTACTGTTGTTGGCTATTGGGTTCTCCTCcgttatttgcatttccggTCAACCGGAGGGCAGGATAATTAATGGCACTACGGTAGATATAGCCCGTCATCCATATCTTGTCTCCCTTCGCTATCGCCGGGATGAGGAGTCCAGCTACAAGCACGAGTGTGCAGGTGCCATCATCTCGGAGCACGCGTTGGTCACCAGTGCTCAGTGCCTCTATGGCCTGCCCGAGGAAACTAAGCTTCTGGCTGTGGCCGGGGCAAACACCCGCAACGGAACCGATGGATTCATTTACCCAGTGGCCAATTGGACCCATCATCCGAATTACGATCCCGTGACAGTGGACAATGATATAGGCGTCCTTCTCCTGGACACACCCCTGAACCTCACGCACTTCGGAATAAGCGCAATTGGTATCCGCCCGGAGCGTCCGGCAGTGGGTAGACTGGCGACGGTAGCCGGATGGGGCTACCGGGAGGAGTGGGGCCCCTCCAGTTACACGCTGGAGCAGACCGAAGTGCCAGTGGTGAGCTCAGAGCAGTGCACTCAAATCTACGGCGCTGGTGAGGTCACCGAGCGGATGATCTGTGCGGGATTCGTAACCCAAGGAGGCAGTGACGCCTGCCAAGGGGACACCGGTGGCCCCCTGGTCATCGATGGTCAGCTGGTAGGTCTAGTGTCCTGGGGCCGTGGATGTGCCCGACCCAACTACCCCACCGTCTATTGTTACGTGGCCAGCTTTGTGGACTGGATCGAGGAAACTATTGCAGCCGCTGGAGCGCAATAA
- the LOC6529279 gene encoding trypsin delta: MSRILVVFLVLGVGCSLADPIKRNEEVNLPKLDGRIVGGQDTNITHYPHQISMRYRGNHRCGGTIYRTNQIISAAHCVNTLTGPENLTIVAGSSNIWFPTGPQQELAVREFIIHPKYRSLNNDYDAAILILDGDFEFNDAVQPIELAQERPEHDTPVTVTGWGTTSEGGTISDVLQEVSVNVVDNSYCKSAYSIMLTSRMLCAGVTGGGKDACQGDSGGPLVYNNTLLGIVSWGTGCAREKYPGVYCSVPQVRDWLLETIAANENVGKIEFL; this comes from the coding sequence ATGTCACGGATTTTGGTCGTGTTTCTGGTGCTCGGAGTGGGCTGCTCCCTGGCAGATCCTATTAAGCGCAACGAAGAAGTAAATCTACCGAAGCTCGATGGACGCATTGTCGGTGGACAGGACACGAACATCACCCACTATCCGCATCAGATCTCGATGAGGTACAGGGGAAATCACCGATGCGGAGGCACCATTTACAGAACAAACCAGATTATCAGTGCTGCCCATTGTGTAAACACCTTGACCGGTCCGGAAAACCTAACCATTGTGGCTGGTTCCTCGAACATCTGGTTCCCCACCGGTCCGCAGCAGGAGTTGGCCGTCCGTGAGTTCATCATTCATCCCAAGTACCGTTCTCTGAACAACGACTACGATGCGGCAATTCTGATCCTGGATGGAGATTTCGAGTTCAACGACGCAGTGCAGCCGATTGAGTTGGCCCAGGAGCGTCCCGAACACGACACACCCGTAACCGTGACGGGCTGGGGAACCACCAGCGAAGGTGGAACCATCTCCGACGTCCTGCAGGAGGTCAGCGTTAATGTGGTGGACAACTCGTACTGCAAGAGCGCCTATTCCATTATGCTGACCAGCCGTATGCTTTGCGCCGGAGTCACCGGAGGTGGAAAGGATGCCTGCCAGGGAGACTCCGGAGGTCCGCTGGTCTACAACAACACACTTCTGGGCATTGTCTCCTGGGGAACGGGCTGTGCTCGTGAGAAATACCCCGGAGTCTATTGCTCCGTTCCCCAGGTTCGCGATTGGCTGTTGGAGACTATTGCGGCTAACGAGAATGTGGGCAAAATCGAGTTTCTGTAA